One stretch of Bosea vaviloviae DNA includes these proteins:
- a CDS encoding ArsR/SmtB family transcription factor, with protein MVKFQEAQLDRTFSALSDPTRRALLARLDGEDGLSISDLARPFPVSLPAIMKHLDVLSDAGLVTRSKQGRTVSCRLNAEPMEEAMGWLARYQRFWTQRLDALEAMLNAQRQGQDLKDKI; from the coding sequence ATGGTTAAGTTTCAAGAGGCGCAGCTCGACCGCACCTTCTCCGCTCTGTCCGATCCGACGCGGCGGGCGCTGCTGGCGCGTCTTGACGGTGAGGACGGGCTCTCGATCAGCGACCTGGCGCGACCTTTTCCGGTCTCGCTGCCGGCGATCATGAAGCATCTCGACGTGCTCTCCGACGCCGGGCTGGTCACGCGCTCGAAGCAGGGGCGCACGGTGTCGTGCCGCCTCAACGCGGAACCGATGGAGGAGGCGATGGGCTGGCTCGCGCGCTACCAACGGTTCTGGACACAGCGCCTCGACGCGCTGGAGGCGATGCTGAACGCACAGCGCCAGGGTCAGGATCTGAAAGACAAGATCTGA
- a CDS encoding IclR family transcriptional regulator gives MSSRIRALAILELLAQFPSGLALRDIAARLAIPVSATDRLLAGLADGDFVTIDQGSGLIRLRVRLAALGLAYLGASGITDLVQPILDDLAKRTGELVRLAVVEGDRLTWVAKSQSTRSGLFYTPDTGTEVYLPATANGQAWLACLPNSEVQRLVEKQGIKTSGVGPNAPNDIVSLRSQVEIARAQNFATVTEAYEIGTSAIATAIRRRGQGTPVGTVSVAGPTIRMTASRMAEISPWLLSSAEELGAASASSPLFAFP, from the coding sequence ATGTCGAGCCGGATCCGCGCCCTGGCCATCCTGGAGCTTCTCGCCCAATTCCCCTCAGGCCTTGCCCTGCGGGACATCGCGGCGCGTCTTGCAATTCCTGTATCTGCTACGGACCGGCTTCTCGCCGGCCTCGCCGATGGCGACTTTGTCACCATCGATCAAGGCTCCGGTCTGATCCGACTTCGCGTCAGGCTCGCTGCGCTCGGCCTCGCTTATCTCGGAGCAAGCGGGATCACGGATCTCGTACAGCCCATTCTCGACGATCTCGCCAAGCGGACCGGGGAACTCGTCAGGCTCGCCGTTGTCGAAGGTGATCGCCTGACATGGGTTGCAAAGTCGCAGAGCACCCGGAGCGGCCTGTTCTATACGCCCGATACCGGTACGGAGGTGTATCTTCCCGCGACGGCCAACGGCCAGGCCTGGCTCGCCTGCCTGCCGAATTCCGAGGTTCAGCGCCTTGTCGAGAAGCAAGGCATAAAGACGTCTGGTGTTGGTCCCAACGCTCCCAACGATATCGTTTCCCTGCGTTCCCAAGTCGAGATAGCGCGGGCACAGAACTTCGCCACCGTGACCGAAGCCTACGAGATCGGAACATCCGCCATTGCCACTGCGATACGGCGAAGAGGGCAGGGCACGCCCGTCGGTACGGTCAGCGTGGCCGGTCCTACGATCCGCATGACGGCCTCGAGGATGGCAGAGATCAGCCCGTGGCTTCTGTCCAGCGCGGAGGAGTTGGGAGCGGCTTCTGCTTCCTCCCCGCTCTTCGCCTTCCCCTGA
- a CDS encoding SRPBCC family protein: MDARAKTNPIKTTPSLTMKRRLNASPAEVYRAWTDPKLLTRWFGPENVETLEAELDVRVGGVYRIVMLENTGERHQVSGAYHEVVENERLVFSWSWVTTPERVSRVTVTLKPDGAITILTLLHEQLFDEQAVKGHTHGWTGSMAKLEALFA, translated from the coding sequence ATGGACGCTCGAGCCAAAACCAATCCGATCAAGACCACTCCGAGCCTGACGATGAAGCGGCGCTTGAACGCGAGCCCCGCCGAGGTCTATCGGGCCTGGACCGACCCCAAGCTGCTGACGCGCTGGTTCGGGCCGGAAAACGTCGAGACGCTGGAGGCCGAGCTCGATGTCCGGGTCGGCGGCGTCTACCGCATCGTGATGCTGGAAAACACCGGCGAGCGGCACCAGGTTTCGGGCGCCTATCACGAGGTCGTCGAGAACGAGCGGCTGGTCTTCAGCTGGTCCTGGGTGACGACGCCCGAGCGCGTCTCGCGCGTCACGGTCACATTGAAGCCCGATGGCGCGATCACCATCCTGACGCTGCTGCATGAGCAGCTCTTCGACGAGCAGGCGGTCAAGGGCCACACCCATGGCTGGACCGGCTCGATGGCCAAGCTGGAGGCGCTGTTCGCCTGA
- a CDS encoding IclR family transcriptional regulator, which produces MLERPVSAFTAVSHLIGKLLSQTIAVRTGINSIVNIIPYLSTRVTLRSNWNMFHCGMEVPMDRAVAIVELLSRHASGLPLMTIADDLAIPRSATHRLLGDLRDEGYVRQDYEGGAYRLTAKIVALGFTYLSAAGATSRVQPVLDRLAEETGELVTLAVIDAGRLIRLAKAQGARRGLLYNPDEGAEVYLAATSNGHAWLSCLDDEEVLQLVAKQGFKREGYGPNAPRSLKELLDFVERARAAGCAKIFETYEAGTAAVAVPIFRADGAVPIGTVSVAGPCIRMTESMMDRITPALVDAAREIGQKGAGLPIFDRAEH; this is translated from the coding sequence ATTGGAAAATTGTTGTCACAGACCATCGCCGTCAGAACTGGAATTAATTCCATTGTGAACATCATTCCATATTTGTCAACGCGCGTGACACTGCGTTCCAATTGGAATATGTTCCACTGTGGAATGGAGGTGCCGATGGACAGGGCTGTCGCAATCGTCGAGCTATTGTCGCGGCATGCGTCCGGCCTGCCCTTGATGACGATTGCCGATGACCTCGCCATTCCTCGGAGCGCGACGCATCGCCTGCTCGGCGACCTGCGTGATGAGGGATATGTCAGGCAGGATTACGAAGGTGGCGCCTATCGCCTGACCGCGAAGATCGTCGCGCTGGGATTCACCTATTTATCGGCGGCCGGGGCAACCAGCCGGGTCCAGCCCGTACTTGACCGCCTGGCTGAAGAGACCGGTGAGCTCGTCACGTTAGCGGTCATCGACGCCGGGCGGCTGATAAGGCTGGCGAAGGCTCAAGGCGCCCGAAGGGGCCTGCTCTACAATCCGGATGAAGGGGCGGAGGTCTATCTCGCAGCGACGTCCAACGGCCATGCCTGGCTGTCGTGTCTCGACGATGAAGAGGTCTTGCAACTCGTCGCGAAGCAGGGATTCAAACGAGAGGGCTACGGCCCCAACGCGCCGCGCTCGCTGAAGGAGCTCCTAGACTTCGTCGAACGAGCTCGCGCCGCCGGCTGCGCCAAGATCTTCGAGACGTATGAGGCAGGTACCGCGGCGGTGGCTGTCCCGATCTTCCGAGCTGACGGGGCCGTGCCCATCGGCACCGTCAGCGTCGCGGGACCCTGCATCCGCATGACTGAGAGCATGATGGATCGCATCACTCCGGCTCTCGTCGATGCGGCGAGGGAGATCGGACAGAAGGGCGCTGGCCTCCCTATCTTCGATCGAGCGGAGCACTAG
- a CDS encoding DUF1428 domain-containing protein, with protein MMYVQGFVVAVPAANKEAYRKHAAEAAPIFREFGATRIVEAWGDDVPDGKLTDFKGAVQATPDEVVVFSWLEFPDKAAADAANEKMMSDPRMEEMGASMPFDGKRMIHGGFASLAQQGARGGMAYVDGMVAAVPADKKEAYRDFARDHGAVLCEHGATRVVDSWGEDVPDGKLTDFKRAVKATGDEKVVYSWIEWPSKEVRDAGWQKVMADPRMQREMPFDGKRLIHGGFAPILDA; from the coding sequence ATGATGTATGTGCAGGGATTCGTCGTCGCCGTTCCGGCCGCGAACAAGGAGGCCTATCGCAAGCATGCCGCTGAGGCCGCCCCGATCTTCAGGGAGTTCGGCGCGACCCGCATCGTCGAGGCCTGGGGCGACGACGTCCCCGACGGCAAGCTGACCGACTTCAAGGGCGCGGTGCAGGCGACGCCAGACGAGGTCGTCGTCTTCTCCTGGCTCGAATTTCCCGACAAGGCTGCCGCCGACGCCGCAAATGAGAAGATGATGAGCGACCCGCGCATGGAGGAGATGGGCGCGTCCATGCCCTTCGACGGCAAGCGCATGATCCATGGCGGCTTCGCCTCGCTCGCCCAGCAGGGCGCCCGCGGTGGCATGGCCTATGTCGACGGCATGGTCGCCGCGGTTCCGGCCGACAAGAAGGAGGCCTATCGCGACTTCGCCAGGGATCATGGCGCGGTTTTATGCGAACACGGCGCCACCCGCGTCGTCGACAGCTGGGGCGAGGATGTCCCCGACGGCAAGCTCACCGATTTCAAGCGGGCGGTGAAGGCGACGGGTGACGAGAAGGTGGTTTATTCCTGGATCGAGTGGCCCTCAAAAGAGGTCCGCGATGCCGGCTGGCAGAAGGTCATGGCCGATCCGCGGATGCAGCGCGAGATGCCCTTCGACGGCAAGCGCTTGATCCATGGCGGCTTCGCGCCGATCCTCGACGCCTGA
- a CDS encoding DUF899 domain-containing protein codes for MQHQVVSRDEWLLARKTHLAHEKAFTRQRDALSAERRALPWVRVDKDYVFEGRDGRLTLADLFGENSQLVIYHFMFGPGWTEGCSGCSFVSDHFDGANLHLKHHDVSLVAVSRAPFAEFQAFKRRMGWDFDWVSSAGSDFNYDFHVSPSPAEQAAGRYEYNYETRDGEGGEMPGFSVFYRNEQGEIFHTYSSYERGCDLLVGAYNFLDMTPKGRNEDEIMDWMRHHDRYEDKPAAKGTPEPATASACCS; via the coding sequence ATGCAACATCAAGTCGTATCCCGCGATGAATGGCTCTTAGCCCGCAAGACCCATCTCGCCCACGAAAAGGCGTTCACTCGGCAGCGCGATGCCTTGAGCGCCGAGCGGCGCGCCTTGCCCTGGGTCAGGGTCGACAAGGACTATGTCTTCGAGGGGCGCGATGGCCGCCTGACGCTGGCGGATCTGTTCGGCGAAAACAGCCAGCTCGTGATCTATCATTTCATGTTCGGGCCGGGCTGGACGGAGGGCTGCTCGGGCTGCTCCTTCGTCTCCGACCATTTCGACGGTGCCAATCTTCATCTGAAGCACCATGACGTCAGCCTGGTGGCGGTCTCGCGCGCGCCCTTCGCCGAGTTCCAGGCCTTCAAGCGGCGCATGGGGTGGGATTTCGACTGGGTCTCCTCGGCCGGCAGCGACTTCAACTACGATTTCCACGTCTCGCCGAGCCCAGCCGAACAGGCCGCCGGCCGCTATGAATACAATTACGAGACGCGTGACGGGGAGGGCGGCGAGATGCCTGGCTTCTCGGTGTTCTATCGCAACGAGCAGGGCGAGATCTTCCATACCTACTCGTCCTATGAGCGCGGCTGCGACCTGCTCGTCGGCGCCTATAACTTCCTCGACATGACGCCGAAGGGCCGCAATGAGGACGAGATCATGGACTGGATGCGCCATCATGATCGCTACGAGGACAAACCCGCCGCGAAGGGGACCCCCGAGCCGGCGACCGCGAGCGCCTGCTGCAGCTGA
- a CDS encoding SMP-30/gluconolactonase/LRE family protein — protein MTDPYEATSQQGALSRRALIRATGAGVLAAAAGPVLAQTAATPAAPPTTVTNPPRDFSPRGAPTTYFWDPDIIAVDPSFNGLAQPNSAIKRLWTGGLWLEGPAWNAQGRYLVWSDIPNNRQLRWIEDDGHVSVFRTPSGNSNGNSFDFQGRQLSCEHLNRRVVRYELDGSATVLADAFQGKKLNSPNDIVAHPDGSYWFTDPPYGGQLYEGAPDAAGGPSNANGKINPRLGQPPGVGLAKRELPTNCYRMDPSGRIDLVVTEQQVPDPNGLCFSPDYKKLYVASTGKGPGDTGPGGKGDIHVFDVGADNKLSNQKLFSNCVIDGINCGPDGLRCDVEGNLWASSNAGRAVGYNGVTVFNPEGKLIGRIRLPEICGNICFGGPKRNRLFMAASQSIYAVYLGTQGAGPG, from the coding sequence ATGACAGACCCCTATGAAGCGACATCCCAGCAAGGCGCGCTTTCGCGGCGAGCCCTGATCAGAGCGACCGGCGCCGGCGTGCTCGCCGCGGCAGCCGGCCCCGTTCTGGCGCAGACTGCAGCCACCCCCGCCGCACCGCCGACCACCGTCACCAACCCGCCGCGCGATTTCAGCCCGCGCGGCGCGCCTACGACCTATTTCTGGGACCCCGACATCATCGCGGTCGATCCCTCCTTCAACGGCCTGGCGCAGCCCAACAGCGCCATCAAGCGGCTCTGGACCGGCGGGCTCTGGCTGGAAGGGCCGGCCTGGAACGCGCAGGGGCGCTACCTGGTCTGGAGCGACATTCCCAACAACCGGCAACTGCGCTGGATCGAGGATGACGGGCATGTCAGCGTCTTCCGCACGCCCTCGGGCAACAGCAACGGCAACAGCTTCGACTTCCAGGGCCGGCAGCTCTCCTGCGAGCATCTCAACCGCCGCGTCGTGCGCTATGAGCTCGACGGCTCGGCCACCGTGCTGGCCGACGCTTTCCAAGGCAAGAAGCTGAACTCGCCCAACGACATCGTCGCTCATCCCGACGGCAGCTACTGGTTCACCGACCCGCCCTATGGCGGCCAGCTCTATGAGGGCGCACCGGACGCGGCCGGCGGCCCGAGCAACGCCAATGGCAAGATCAATCCGCGACTCGGCCAGCCGCCGGGGGTGGGCCTCGCCAAGCGCGAACTGCCGACGAACTGCTACAGGATGGACCCGAGCGGGCGCATCGACCTCGTGGTCACCGAGCAGCAGGTGCCCGACCCCAACGGCCTGTGCTTCTCGCCCGATTACAAGAAGCTCTACGTCGCCTCGACCGGCAAGGGACCGGGCGACACCGGGCCGGGCGGCAAGGGCGACATCCATGTCTTCGATGTCGGCGCCGACAACAAGCTCTCGAACCAGAAGCTGTTCTCGAATTGCGTGATCGACGGCATCAATTGCGGGCCGGACGGCTTGCGCTGCGATGTCGAGGGCAATCTCTGGGCCTCGTCCAATGCCGGCCGCGCCGTCGGCTATAACGGCGTCACGGTGTTCAACCCCGAGGGCAAATTGATCGGCCGCATCCGGTTGCCGGAAATCTGCGGCAACATCTGCTTCGGCGGCCCCAAGCGCAACCGGCTGTTCATGGCCGCAAGCCAGTCGATCTACGCGGTCTATCTCGGCACGCAGGGCGCCGGGCCGGGCTGA